From a region of the Dickeya poaceiphila genome:
- the ydiJ gene encoding D-2-hydroxyglutarate dehydrogenase YdiJ gives MIPQITQAPGIDQPVLSFLEALKQHGFTGDIATHYADRLTMATDNSIYQLLPDAVVFPRSTADVALLARLSDDARFRELTFTPRGGGTGTNGQALNQGIVVDMSRHMNRILEINPEQGWVRVEAGVIKDQLNQYLKPFGYFFSPELSTSNRATLGGMINTDASGQGSLVYGKTSDHVLGLRAVLPGGELLDTQAMPVALAEQLAQDDSLIGRIYHTVLHRCRERRELIIEKFPKLNRFLTGYDLRHVFSDDMQTFDLTRILTGAEGTLAFITEAKLDITPLPKVRRLVNVKYDSFDSALRSAPFMVEARALSVETVDSKVLNLAREDIVWHSVSELITDVPGEEMLGLNIVEFAGDDEALIDSQVTSLCERLDGLLAAREAGVIGYQVCCDLVGIERIYGMRKKAVGLLGNSKGQAKPIPFAEDTCVPPQHLADYIAEFRTLLDSHHLSYGMFGHVDAGVLHVRPALDMCDPQQEMLMKQLSDQIVALTAKYGGLLWGEHGKGFRAEYSPSFFGPELYDELRRIKAAFDPNNRLNPGKICAPLNIDAPMMKVDAVKRGTYDRRIPLAVRTAYRGAMECNGNGLCFNFDTRSPMCPSMKITGNRIHSPKGRATLVREWLRLLAEQGVDPLVLENDLPRRRVSFRDLITKTRNTLAARRGEYDFSHEVKEAMSGCLACKACSTQCPIKIDVPGFRARFLQLYHTRYLRPARDYLVAGVESYAPLMAHSPKTFNFFLRQPWVNALSRTLIGMVDLPLLSMPSLRQQFVGHQAMTTTLEQLEQMSPQARADHVLIVQDPFTSYYDAQVVADFVRLVEKLGLRPVLLPFSPNGKPEHVKGFLQRFAKTAGKTAEFLSRVARLGLPMVGVDPALVLCYRDEYREVLGHRRGDFQVQLVHEWLMTLLSGRDDSAPALRDEPWYLFGHCTETTALPASGQQWAAIFAHFGARLENVSVGCCGMAGTYGHETRNLSHSQGIYALSWQPSLQRLPQARCLTTGYSCRSQVKRMEGRGLKHPLQALLELV, from the coding sequence ATGATCCCACAGATCACACAAGCGCCGGGAATTGATCAACCGGTGCTGAGCTTTTTGGAAGCCTTGAAGCAACACGGTTTTACCGGTGATATCGCTACCCACTACGCCGACCGTTTGACGATGGCGACGGATAACAGTATTTATCAATTATTGCCGGATGCGGTGGTGTTTCCTCGCTCTACCGCCGATGTGGCGCTGCTGGCCCGGTTATCTGACGACGCGCGTTTTCGTGAACTGACGTTCACGCCGCGCGGCGGCGGCACCGGCACCAACGGGCAGGCGCTCAATCAAGGGATTGTGGTGGATATGTCCCGCCACATGAATCGCATTCTGGAAATCAACCCAGAACAGGGTTGGGTTCGGGTGGAAGCCGGCGTCATCAAGGATCAACTGAACCAGTATCTGAAGCCGTTCGGCTATTTTTTCTCGCCGGAGCTGTCCACCAGTAACCGTGCTACGTTGGGCGGCATGATCAATACCGACGCCTCAGGGCAAGGGTCGCTGGTGTATGGCAAAACCTCGGACCATGTGCTGGGACTGCGTGCTGTGCTGCCTGGCGGCGAGTTGCTGGATACGCAAGCGATGCCGGTGGCGCTGGCGGAACAGTTGGCGCAGGACGATTCGCTGATCGGTCGTATTTATCACACCGTGCTGCACCGCTGCCGTGAGCGTCGTGAGCTGATTATAGAAAAGTTCCCCAAACTGAACCGGTTCCTCACCGGGTATGACCTGCGCCATGTGTTCAGCGATGACATGCAAACGTTTGACCTGACCCGCATCCTGACCGGTGCCGAAGGAACGCTGGCATTCATCACCGAAGCGAAGCTGGATATCACGCCGTTGCCCAAGGTGCGGCGGTTGGTTAATGTCAAATACGATTCGTTCGATTCTGCGTTGCGCAGTGCGCCATTTATGGTGGAGGCGCGGGCGCTGTCGGTGGAAACGGTGGATTCAAAGGTGCTGAATCTGGCGCGTGAAGACATCGTGTGGCATTCGGTCAGCGAACTGATTACCGATGTGCCCGGCGAAGAGATGCTGGGGCTGAACATTGTCGAATTTGCCGGCGACGATGAAGCGCTTATCGATAGTCAGGTAACGTCGTTGTGTGAGCGTCTGGACGGATTGCTGGCTGCCCGTGAGGCTGGGGTAATTGGCTATCAGGTTTGTTGTGATCTGGTGGGTATCGAGCGTATTTACGGTATGCGCAAGAAGGCGGTCGGTTTGCTGGGCAATAGTAAAGGGCAGGCAAAACCGATTCCCTTTGCCGAAGATACCTGCGTGCCGCCTCAGCATCTGGCTGATTATATCGCCGAATTCCGCACACTGCTGGATAGCCACCATCTGAGTTACGGCATGTTTGGCCATGTGGACGCCGGGGTGTTGCATGTACGCCCGGCGCTGGACATGTGTGACCCGCAGCAGGAAATGCTGATGAAGCAGTTGTCCGATCAGATAGTCGCGCTGACTGCTAAATACGGCGGGTTGCTGTGGGGGGAACACGGTAAAGGTTTTCGCGCTGAATATAGCCCGTCGTTCTTCGGGCCGGAACTGTATGACGAATTGCGCCGGATTAAAGCGGCGTTCGACCCGAATAACCGTCTTAATCCCGGTAAAATCTGTGCGCCATTGAACATAGACGCACCCATGATGAAAGTGGATGCGGTGAAACGTGGCACCTATGACCGACGGATTCCGCTGGCGGTGCGCACTGCCTATCGTGGCGCGATGGAGTGCAACGGCAACGGTCTGTGCTTTAACTTTGATACCCGCAGCCCGATGTGTCCGTCGATGAAAATCACCGGCAACCGTATCCATTCCCCTAAAGGTCGTGCCACATTGGTACGTGAGTGGCTGCGACTGTTGGCGGAGCAGGGTGTAGACCCGCTGGTGCTGGAAAATGACTTACCGCGCCGGCGCGTCAGCTTCCGAGATTTGATCACCAAAACCCGTAATACGCTGGCGGCGCGTCGTGGTGAGTATGACTTCTCGCATGAGGTCAAAGAGGCAATGTCGGGCTGTCTGGCTTGCAAGGCCTGTTCCACCCAGTGCCCAATCAAGATTGACGTTCCCGGTTTTCGTGCACGTTTCCTGCAACTGTACCACACCCGTTATTTGCGACCGGCGCGAGACTACCTGGTGGCTGGTGTGGAAAGCTATGCCCCGCTGATGGCGCACAGCCCGAAAACGTTTAACTTTTTCTTGCGTCAGCCGTGGGTGAATGCGCTCAGCCGTACGTTGATCGGCATGGTGGATCTGCCGTTGCTGTCGATGCCGTCGCTGCGCCAGCAGTTTGTCGGTCATCAGGCGATGACGACTACGCTTGAGCAGTTGGAACAGATGTCGCCGCAGGCGCGCGCTGACCATGTGCTTATTGTGCAGGACCCTTTTACCAGCTACTACGACGCGCAGGTGGTAGCGGATTTTGTCCGGCTGGTGGAAAAATTGGGATTACGGCCAGTACTGCTGCCGTTTTCGCCGAACGGCAAGCCGGAGCATGTAAAAGGATTCCTGCAACGCTTTGCGAAAACCGCTGGCAAGACCGCGGAATTCCTCAGCCGTGTAGCCCGTCTTGGGCTGCCAATGGTGGGAGTCGATCCGGCGCTGGTGCTGTGTTATCGGGATGAGTACCGGGAAGTGCTGGGTCATCGGCGCGGCGACTTTCAGGTGCAACTGGTGCACGAGTGGTTGATGACGTTGCTGAGCGGTCGTGATGATAGTGCGCCAGCGCTGCGTGATGAGCCGTGGTATTTGTTCGGTCACTGTACCGAAACCACGGCGTTGCCAGCCAGTGGCCAGCAGTGGGCGGCGATTTTCGCGCATTTTGGCGCCCGGCTGGAAAATGTCAGCGTCGGTTGTTGCGGCATGGCCGGTACTTACGGTCATGAAACCCGCAATCTGTCGCATTCTCAGGGGATCTACGCGCTCTCCTGGCAGCCGTCTCTGCAACGGTTGCCGCAGGCGCGTTGTCTGACCACCGGTTATTCCTGCCGTAGTCAGGTCAAGCGTATGGAAGGGCGTGGATTGAAACATCCGTTGCAGGCGTTGCTGGAGCTGGTGTGA
- the sufE gene encoding cysteine desulfuration protein SufE — protein MMKLPEPQKLLRNFSRCSNWEEKYLYIIELGASLEPFSDAQRQDDNRVSGCQSQAWIDLTCDKQGKVVLYGDSDAAIVKGLIAIVFSLYQGLSAQEIIEQDVRPFFASLELSRHLTPSRSQGLASILRTVQVRAGALI, from the coding sequence ATGATGAAACTGCCGGAACCACAGAAACTGCTGCGAAATTTTTCTCGTTGCAGCAACTGGGAAGAAAAGTACCTCTATATTATTGAGCTGGGCGCTAGTCTGGAACCATTTAGCGACGCACAGCGTCAGGATGATAATCGGGTATCGGGTTGCCAGAGTCAGGCCTGGATTGATTTAACGTGTGATAAACAAGGCAAGGTAGTGTTGTATGGCGATAGCGATGCTGCCATTGTCAAGGGGTTGATTGCCATTGTTTTTAGTCTGTATCAGGGGCTATCTGCCCAGGAGATTATCGAACAGGATGTACGCCCGTTTTTCGCCTCCCTGGAGTTGAGTCGACACCTGACGCCGTCGCGCTCGCAAGGGCTGGCGTCCATACTGCGCACGGTACAGGTGCGGGCTGGTGCGCTGATATAA
- the sufS gene encoding cysteine desulfurase SufS, which produces MNYPIERVRADFPILQQSVNGYPLAYLDSAASAQKPWAVIEHERDFYLHEYAAVHRGIHTLSARATKAMEEVRGKVAAFIHAALAEEIVFVRGATEAINLVANSYGRIAFQPGDNLVISEMDHHANIVPWQMLAETRGLTLRVLPITDDGELDMAQLPALLDENTRLVAVTQVSNVLGTANPLEEIIRQAHACGAKVLVDGAQAVMHRPVNVQALDCDFYVFSGHKLYGPSGIGVLYGKRALLQAMPPWQGGGAMIREVSLKKGITYAGTPWRFEAGTPHVAGVIGLGAALDYVSSLGIEAIQVHEDRLMRYALASLAEVPTFCLYGPVNRQGVIAFNLGHHHAFDVGSFLDQYGIAIRTGHHCAMPLMSRYGVPSMCRASLALYSCQVEIDRLVEGLYRIHRLLGE; this is translated from the coding sequence ATGAATTATCCTATTGAACGTGTACGAGCAGATTTCCCGATTTTGCAGCAATCAGTTAACGGGTATCCGCTGGCCTATCTGGACAGTGCCGCCAGCGCACAGAAGCCGTGGGCGGTTATTGAGCACGAGCGGGATTTTTATCTACACGAGTATGCTGCGGTGCACCGTGGTATCCATACCCTGAGTGCTCGCGCGACCAAAGCGATGGAAGAGGTTCGAGGAAAGGTGGCTGCCTTTATCCACGCGGCGTTGGCAGAGGAAATCGTGTTTGTACGCGGTGCTACCGAGGCCATTAATCTGGTGGCTAACAGTTATGGTCGTATCGCGTTTCAGCCCGGCGACAATCTGGTCATCAGCGAAATGGACCACCACGCTAACATTGTGCCCTGGCAGATGCTGGCAGAGACGCGCGGGTTGACGTTGCGTGTTCTGCCTATTACTGATGACGGTGAACTGGATATGGCTCAGTTGCCGGCATTGCTGGATGAAAACACCCGGCTGGTGGCAGTAACACAGGTTTCCAACGTGCTGGGTACTGCCAATCCGTTGGAGGAAATCATCCGTCAGGCTCATGCTTGTGGGGCGAAAGTGCTGGTGGATGGTGCGCAGGCGGTAATGCACCGGCCCGTAAATGTGCAGGCGCTGGATTGTGATTTTTACGTATTTTCCGGCCATAAGCTCTACGGTCCATCAGGCATCGGCGTACTGTACGGCAAACGCGCACTGTTGCAGGCTATGCCGCCATGGCAAGGCGGTGGAGCCATGATCCGTGAGGTCAGCCTGAAAAAAGGGATCACGTATGCCGGTACGCCATGGCGTTTTGAAGCCGGTACGCCCCATGTCGCTGGTGTGATAGGTCTGGGGGCCGCGCTGGATTATGTTTCTTCGTTGGGGATTGAGGCGATTCAAGTGCATGAAGATCGGTTGATGCGTTATGCGCTGGCATCGTTGGCTGAAGTCCCCACGTTTTGCCTGTACGGTCCGGTGAATCGCCAGGGGGTAATCGCCTTCAATCTGGGACATCACCATGCGTTTGACGTTGGCAGCTTTCTTGACCAGTACGGCATAGCCATTCGTACCGGCCACCATTGTGCTATGCCGCTGATGAGCCGTTATGGCGTGCCCAGCATGTGTCGCGCCTCGCTGGCGCTGTATTCCTGTCAGGTGGAGATTGATCGATTGGTGGAGGGATTGTATCGGATACATCGGCTGTTGGGTGAGTGA
- the sufC gene encoding Fe-S cluster assembly ATPase SufC: MGRHAPCRGAENHERQAKRRKDNRVLTIENLNVSVKDKPGINGLNLRVSPGEVHAVIGPSGAGKGTLSATLAGCEGYTVTGGSLRFKGKDLLALLPEARAGEGMFIAFQYPVEIAGVSNRIFLQTSLNAVRAYRQQSALDRFDFEYWIKDKIQLLNVPDDLLARSVNVDFSCSEKKHNDILQMAVLEPDLCILDKPDSGLDSDALKIVADGISALRDGKRAFIILTDYPHLLHQIRPDYVHVLCQGRIVRSGDFTLVKQVEEQGYDWLINQQ; encoded by the coding sequence ATGGGACGCCATGCACCGTGTCGCGGTGCGGAAAATCATGAACGACAGGCAAAACGCCGCAAGGATAACCGCGTGCTAACGATTGAAAACCTGAACGTTAGCGTCAAAGACAAGCCTGGCATCAATGGGTTGAATCTTCGTGTCAGCCCAGGTGAGGTTCATGCCGTGATAGGGCCGAGCGGGGCGGGTAAGGGTACCTTGTCCGCCACCTTGGCTGGGTGTGAAGGATATACGGTGACCGGCGGCTCGCTGCGTTTTAAGGGCAAAGACCTGTTGGCGTTGTTGCCGGAAGCGCGTGCTGGCGAAGGGATGTTCATTGCGTTTCAGTACCCGGTGGAAATCGCCGGTGTTAGTAATCGCATTTTCCTGCAAACGTCGCTGAATGCCGTGCGTGCTTATCGCCAGCAATCGGCACTAGACAGGTTTGATTTTGAATACTGGATTAAGGACAAAATTCAATTGCTGAACGTGCCGGATGACCTGTTGGCACGTTCGGTCAACGTCGATTTTTCCTGTAGTGAGAAAAAGCACAATGACATTTTGCAAATGGCGGTGCTGGAACCCGATTTGTGTATTCTGGATAAGCCTGATTCCGGGCTGGATAGCGATGCGTTAAAAATCGTCGCCGATGGCATCAGCGCGTTGCGTGACGGTAAGCGCGCTTTCATCATCCTCACCGATTATCCGCACCTGTTGCATCAGATACGGCCAGACTACGTACATGTGCTCTGTCAGGGGCGGATTGTCCGATCCGGAGATTTTACGCTGGTGAAACAGGTGGAGGAGCAGGGCTATGACTGGCTTATCAACCAACAATAA
- the ydiK gene encoding AI-2E family transporter YdiK, translated as MMKQSQSQRFDLARILFSLLFIGILIIACFWVVQPFILGFAWASMVVIATWPLLIRLQHILWGSRLLAVMVMTLLLVLLFVFPTSMLVSSVIDNASTLINWIGAQGRITPPALDWLQSIPLVGAKLHSSWHSLAHSGGPALMAKIQPYIGQTASWIVAQAAHVGRFLMHCALMVLFSVLLYSKGDQVALGVRRFAIRLGRQGGDSAVILAAQAIRAVALGVVVTAIVQSVLGGIGLALAGIPYTTLLTVLMFLSCVAQIGPLTVLVPAIIWLYWSGDTTWGTILLIWSCVVGTLDNVIRPLLIRMGADLPMLLILSGVIGGLLAFGMIGIFIGPVVLAVSYRLLSAWMTDSPEPPPIHTISHPNKKS; from the coding sequence TTGATGAAACAATCTCAGTCACAGCGATTCGATCTTGCGCGAATCCTGTTCAGTTTGTTGTTTATCGGTATTCTGATCATTGCCTGTTTTTGGGTAGTTCAACCCTTCATCCTTGGATTTGCCTGGGCCAGTATGGTGGTCATCGCCACCTGGCCGCTGTTAATCCGCCTGCAGCACATACTCTGGGGCTCCCGCCTATTAGCGGTGATGGTCATGACCCTGCTGCTGGTGCTGCTGTTCGTGTTCCCCACGTCAATGCTGGTCAGTAGCGTCATTGACAACGCCTCAACGCTGATAAATTGGATAGGTGCGCAGGGCCGAATTACGCCGCCGGCACTTGACTGGCTGCAATCCATCCCGTTAGTGGGCGCAAAGTTGCACAGCAGTTGGCATTCGCTGGCACATAGCGGCGGCCCGGCGTTGATGGCTAAAATTCAGCCCTATATCGGCCAGACCGCGTCCTGGATCGTCGCTCAAGCGGCTCATGTCGGGCGTTTCCTGATGCATTGTGCGCTGATGGTGCTGTTTAGCGTATTGCTGTACAGCAAAGGCGATCAGGTGGCGCTGGGTGTGCGCCGTTTTGCGATTCGGCTGGGACGTCAGGGTGGCGATTCAGCGGTAATTCTGGCAGCGCAGGCCATTCGGGCTGTCGCTCTCGGCGTGGTGGTGACGGCGATTGTACAGTCGGTACTAGGTGGCATTGGTCTGGCGCTGGCGGGAATTCCCTACACCACACTGCTCACCGTGCTGATGTTTCTGTCCTGCGTAGCGCAAATCGGCCCACTAACGGTGCTGGTTCCGGCCATCATCTGGCTTTACTGGAGCGGTGACACTACCTGGGGCACCATTCTGCTGATCTGGAGCTGCGTGGTCGGCACGCTTGATAATGTCATCCGCCCATTGTTGATTCGTATGGGTGCCGATTTGCCAATGCTGCTGATCTTGTCCGGCGTTATTGGTGGGCTGCTGGCATTCGGTATGATCGGGATATTTATCGGTCCGGTAGTGCTGGCAGTATCCTACCGATTGTTATCTGCGTGGATGACAGACTCTCCTGAACCGCCGCCGATTCACACCATTTCTCACCCCAACAAGAAATCCTGA
- a CDS encoding hotdog fold thioesterase — protein sequence MLWKRSVDIEQLNQMAVGGMAGHIGIRMTHLSDDTLEAVMPVDHRTRQPFGLLHGGASVALAESLGSIAGYLCSQGEQRVVGVEINANHLRAVTEGEVRGVCRALHTGKRMQVWQIDIFDNQDRLCCTSRLTTAVISPDA from the coding sequence ATGCTGTGGAAACGTAGTGTAGATATTGAACAGTTGAATCAGATGGCGGTCGGCGGCATGGCCGGTCATATTGGTATCCGTATGACGCACCTGTCTGATGATACGCTGGAAGCGGTGATGCCGGTGGATCACCGTACGCGTCAGCCGTTCGGGCTGTTGCATGGCGGTGCCTCGGTAGCGCTGGCGGAATCGCTGGGGTCGATTGCCGGTTATCTGTGCTCGCAAGGAGAGCAGCGTGTGGTGGGGGTGGAGATCAACGCCAACCACCTGCGTGCGGTGACCGAAGGCGAAGTGCGTGGTGTTTGTCGCGCATTGCATACCGGCAAACGGATGCAAGTCTGGCAAATCGATATTTTTGATAATCAGGATCGGCTGTGCTGCACCTCGCGGCTTACCACCGCAGTGATTTCACCCGACGCCTGA